The Pseudomonas wenzhouensis genome has a segment encoding these proteins:
- a CDS encoding response regulator transcription factor, which yields MLTSTRTPARILAVEDDPLLACHLQSHLMGCGFDVTLRHDGSEGLQLAEREDFDLILMDILLPGISGLEALQRLRRQRSVPVLLMSALGDEQNRIAGFSQGADDYLPKPFSLGELSVRVEAILRRVAYERREPQPGSEGNGLQFDEGRSDVAFRGHWVGLTPSEYRVLELLWRHQDEALSKPFLYQQALRRAYAQHDRSLDMHVSHIRRKLLAVGYEAARVDTVWGKGYVLVRAGA from the coding sequence ATGCTGACCTCCACCCGCACACCGGCTCGCATTCTTGCCGTCGAAGACGATCCGCTGCTTGCCTGCCATCTGCAATCGCACCTGATGGGCTGTGGGTTCGACGTAACCCTCAGGCATGACGGCAGCGAAGGCCTGCAACTGGCTGAACGTGAGGATTTCGATCTGATTCTGATGGATATCTTGCTGCCGGGAATCAGTGGTCTGGAGGCTCTGCAGCGGCTGCGCCGGCAACGCAGCGTGCCGGTTTTGCTGATGTCGGCTCTGGGTGACGAGCAGAACCGTATCGCCGGTTTCAGTCAGGGTGCCGATGACTACCTGCCCAAGCCCTTCAGCCTTGGTGAGTTGAGCGTACGGGTGGAAGCCATTCTGCGCCGTGTCGCCTATGAGCGTCGTGAGCCTCAGCCAGGTTCAGAGGGCAATGGCCTGCAGTTCGACGAAGGGCGCAGCGATGTCGCCTTTCGTGGTCACTGGGTCGGCCTGACGCCCAGCGAATACCGGGTGCTGGAGCTACTCTGGCGGCACCAGGACGAGGCATTGAGCAAGCCTTTCCTTTATCAGCAGGCGCTGCGCCGTGCTTACGCTCAGCATGATCGCAGCCTGGATATGCACGTCAGCCACATCCGCCGCAAACTGCTGGCTGTCGGTTACGAGGCTGCGCGCGTCGATACCGTGTGGGGCAAGGGCTACGTTCTGGTCAGGGCCGGCGCATGA
- a CDS encoding sensor histidine kinase, producing the protein MSLPGRYSLLWRLAGALALFCLLLVSLHVDVGRELIEATSYLPEPARQTLKGYAREAETAWQEEGASGVDAFLRQLQEREQIWAVVVDAHKRSLSSRPLSAEQAQRLDFVRKLDFPVGRPGGTPTFYIPFNAGEARLVMELPQRLNPRRYNVLWEALLQRVLPAVLAVLVALLLYRQLIAPLAILRRQAAALSAGDLSARLGAQVTGRRDELGELARTFDHMAERLDGTVAFQRQLLRDLSHELRTPLARLRVAGESEQDGEALRQRLAREVAGMEKLVGDALELVWLDTERPSLPLEEVDVGRLWDVIRENAGFETGWAIERMPCELPHDCRVLGNLNGLAQALENILRNAIRHSPADGVVRLSGRREGGQWVLWIEDQGPGVAEDELENIFRPFTRLSAARPGGGGFGLGLAIARSMIATQGGHLWAENARPGLRLKLRLPCA; encoded by the coding sequence ATGAGTCTGCCGGGCAGGTATTCGCTGCTCTGGCGCCTGGCTGGTGCGCTGGCCCTGTTTTGCCTGCTGTTGGTCAGCCTGCATGTGGATGTGGGGCGTGAACTGATCGAGGCGACCTCCTATCTGCCCGAACCCGCCCGGCAGACGCTCAAGGGCTATGCCCGTGAGGCGGAGACGGCCTGGCAAGAGGAAGGTGCATCCGGGGTCGATGCCTTTCTCCGGCAATTGCAGGAGCGCGAGCAGATCTGGGCCGTGGTGGTCGATGCGCACAAACGGTCGCTGTCTTCCCGACCGCTGAGCGCCGAACAGGCGCAGCGTCTGGATTTCGTGCGCAAGCTGGATTTTCCCGTTGGACGCCCCGGCGGTACGCCGACCTTTTATATCCCCTTCAATGCTGGCGAGGCGCGCTTGGTGATGGAGCTGCCGCAGCGCCTGAACCCGCGCCGCTACAACGTGCTGTGGGAGGCGTTGCTGCAGCGTGTGCTGCCGGCCGTGCTGGCTGTGCTCGTGGCGCTGTTGCTGTATCGCCAGTTGATTGCTCCACTCGCGATTCTCCGGCGTCAGGCTGCGGCCCTCAGTGCAGGCGATCTGTCCGCCAGGCTCGGCGCGCAGGTCACCGGGCGCAGGGATGAGCTGGGTGAGCTGGCGCGAACCTTCGATCATATGGCTGAGCGCCTGGACGGTACCGTAGCCTTTCAGCGCCAACTGCTGCGTGATCTGTCCCATGAGCTGCGCACGCCCCTGGCCCGCCTGCGCGTGGCCGGGGAGAGCGAACAGGACGGCGAGGCGCTGCGTCAGCGTCTGGCGCGCGAGGTCGCGGGCATGGAAAAACTGGTTGGCGATGCCCTGGAACTGGTCTGGCTGGATACCGAACGCCCCAGCCTGCCGCTGGAGGAGGTCGACGTCGGTCGGCTCTGGGATGTCATCAGGGAGAATGCCGGCTTCGAGACCGGCTGGGCCATCGAACGCATGCCCTGCGAGCTGCCCCACGACTGCCGTGTGCTGGGTAATCTCAACGGTCTGGCTCAGGCGCTGGAGAATATTCTGCGCAATGCCATTCGCCACTCGCCGGCGGACGGCGTGGTGCGCCTGAGCGGCCGGCGCGAAGGCGGGCAATGGGTATTGTGGATCGAAGACCAGGGGCCCGGCGTTGCCGAGGATGAGCTGGAAAACATCTTCCGGCCTTTTACCCGGCTCAGTGCCGCGCGCCCCGGGGGGGGCGGCTTCGGCCTCGGGCTGGCCATCGCGCGCAGCATGATTGCCACGCAAGGCGGTCATCTGTGGGCGGAGAATGCCCGGCCAGGGCTAAGGCTCAAGCTGCGTCTGCCCTGTGCGTAG